Part of the Rhodothermaceae bacterium genome, TGAGGCTGCGCAGGCAAGCATTGATTCAGGAGCAGCTCATGGACGCCTTCAAATGCTCCGTGCAATCGGCAACCGACATGACAATTCTTGATCGTATTGTCACAGATGTTCGGACTCAACTGAGCGCTCGGAAACGACTGATTTCGATGCGTGAACTGGAATCGTCTATTCATGCCGCCCCGCCGGCCAAAGATTTTCAGGCCGCACTGCAAGCTCCCGGACTCTCCATCATAGCGGAGATCAAACAGTGCTCCCCCTCGAAAGGTCTTCTGAGACAATCATTTGACGTACCCTTTCTTGCGCAACAATATTCGAGCGCGGACGCGATCAGTGTCTTGACGGAAGAAGATCATTTTAGTGGATCGCTTTCGCACCTCAGTACGGTAGCCAAGCATACACACCTTCCCGTTTTGCGGAAAGATTTTATCATTGACCCCTATCAATTATATGAATCCAGAGTTGCGGGAGCGGATGCGGTACTTTTGATTGCAGCCATCCTCGACCGATCTCTGCTTCGTGACCTGCTCAGCCTTGCAGTTGAGCTACGTCTGGATTGTCTTGTTGAGATCTATGATCCGGTTGAGTTGGATAAAATTGATTTCACGCAGGTCTCCATCCTTGGTGTCAATAATAGAAACCTGCATACGTTTGAGGTAGATATCGAGCACTCTCTTCGAGTTTTTGGGATGGTGGATACGGATCTTATCAAAGTTTCGGAAAGTGGACTTCAATCGGCAAACGATTTGGCCTACCTGCACCAAAAAGAGGTTGATGCCGTTTTAATCGGCGAAACTTTCATGTGTGCGGATGATCCTGGAACTGCCCTACGATTGCTTCGAGAGGAAACGGATGCTCTGCTCAACTCAACGTAATCTTCTGGGTGAATAGTTGCTCCCACTAAGTCGTAACTCCCCGTAAAATGGGATGTTCTGCTTTTGTTTTTGCAAAATTTGAGACCATTTTTAGCCAAAATTCATGCTATCTCGCCTGTTTTTGTAATGGAATCATGATTGAAGCAGCAGAAATCCGAACAATTCACAGGCTATTACCCTGAAATCTTAATTTCGATAAGCAAAAACGAGTTAGTGGGAATTGCTGCTGGGTGAATTTGTTAGTGGCGTTTCGTCTGGGATTTATATACTTATGTGCGTATTCTGGTCAACTGGGACAGTGAATCCGCTTGAACTGGGACAGTAATCTGTTTGAACTGGGACACCAATCCGGTCGAACTGGGACAGGTAAGATGTGTCAGAGCGATCTTCATGATTGTGCAGTTTCGTTTGCCAATTCTCGTTGTCCTTGCACCTTTCGCATCGACTCTCCCGTCAACTCTATTTTGTGGGCATTGTTGACGATTCGATCCAGGATGGCATCGGCCAAGGTTGGGTCTTCCATGATCTCATACCACTTATCCATCGGATACTGACTGGTCACAATGGTAGATCGTAGGGTGTATCGATCATCCAAGAGTTCCATCAGGTCCCGTTGTTGGATCGGATGAATGGGGTGGAGTCCCCAGTCATCCAGAATCAGTACATCCATGCGAGAGAGCTGTTTCATGACCTTGAGATAGGTACCATCCTCGCGGGCGAGTTGCAATGATTCCAGCAGTCGGGAAAGTCGCGTGTATCGCACGTTGAAATTTTCCAGACAGGCTTTGTGTGCCAGTGCACATGCGACATAACTTTTTCCGACTCCGGTGGGTCCGGTAATGATGACGTTCTGTCGGCGGCGGATCCATTGACAACTGGCCAAGTGGAGCATCACACGCTTGTCCAGACCGCGAGAGGCACTGTAATCCAGATTGGCCATACTTGCCGGGATGCGCAATTGCGCGGTGTGCAGTCGGCGGGCCAGCCGCCGATCTCCACGGACCGCCTCTTCATGGTCCACCATGAGTCCAAGACGATCCAGAAAGGGCATGGCCTCAATGTCGGGCGTGTCGAACTGATCCCGGAGTGCAGCAGCCATTCCACTGAGCCGCATCTGTTCAAGTTTTAAGAGCGTTGGATGAGCTAGCATGACGATGGTGGGTTGGTTGAATAGTACGCAGCTCCGCGAATATTGTCATGGTCAATCGAGAGCTGTGGTGGATGGCGTAATTGGGTGGCCATCTGTTTGACCAGTTGCTTGACGGCCTGGGTGCTCAGTGTATTTCGACTTAGTGCGAGCTCGCAGCCCTTTTCCATCGCTTCATATCCGTACTCACGTCCCAGATTGAGTGTGCCCATACAACGTTGGAACGCCTGTTCTGGAAGATCAAACCACGCAAAGTTTGCCTCAATGAGTGCCTTCGTATGCGGACCAATCGCTTCGGCCCACTTCCGGAACCGCGTGGGAGACCAATCCGCATACTCCCGATGATTCCGCGGCATATGTGCTCGTTTTGTGGAATACTTCCCAGGCAACACGCTCCGCATATGCGAGGCAATTCGACGCTCTCCGTCTAATATCTCTACAGTCTTGGCCCCAATCCGTACTTGGACATCCTTGCCAAGATAGGAGTAGGGAACGCTGTAACGATGATTCTCAATTTGGACATGGTAATCAAATCGGACTTTTCGCTTGTTCACCCACACCACATATTCATAGGGTTCGCGGGGCAAGGGACGCAGTGCCGGTTGATCCAACTCCGCAAACAGTTGCTTCCGAGAGACCTTCGTCTTCTGCATTGGAGCTTCATTCAGCATGTGAACCTGTTCCAGAATCGCTTCATTGAGCTCAGCGAGGCTGAAGAATTCTCGGTTGCGAAGCGTTCCCAGAATCTTTCTCTGGACCATCAAAACACTCGATTCAACAAGCCCCTTATCCTTGGGCCGCCGAGGCCGTGCAGGCAGGACAGCCACCTGGAAAAACTCGGCCAGATCACCGAAAGAAGCGTTCAGGATGGGCGCATCATCTGTGCGGAACTGAACCACAGCAGATTTGAGATTGTCGGGGACAATGATCCGAGGAACACCCCCATAAAATACAAATGACCGCCCCACAGACCCGCAAAAATCAACGGCCTTTTGCGTTTCACTCGCCTCCGCATAGATGTAACCGGACGCACCGAGTGCCGCAACGAATAACTCGACCGCTCGCGTCTGTGCTGTGATCGGGTGCGTGATACAGGGCTTCTTTCCAGAATAGTCCACGTACAATCGCTCTCCAGCCTTCCGCGTCATATGCATCACCGGCTCCGCATGACGGCATCGCCACTTGCGATACAGATCACAAAAGTAACTGTACTGATACCCGTTCGGATTCTGCTCGATATACTCCGTCCAAAGTTGATAGAGGGGCAGAGATCGATGTCGGGCTAATTCCTTGTGGACTTCCATCCAATTGGGCACCGGGCGCTGAGCCGAGCCCGACTCGACGGCGATCGGATACAGGACCTGCTCCAGGTCGGCATCACTCATCCCTTCGGGTAACGGCCAAGTCAACTTCGCAACCTTGGCGCGATCCAGAATCCGCGACACAGAACTGCGACCAATGCCCACGCCACGCGCAATCGCGCGCACGGATAGGTCCGCTGCAAAGTGAAGTTCTAATATACGCTTGATCATCCCCATCTGTATTCGATTTGCTGGCATAGTTCCTCGCAATTTGGTCGATAAATGCGAAGAAGATAAACCCCGTGAATCGGATGAAAATGCCTCGGAAAAGACTCCGTAAAAAGTGTGGATTCTCCAACGCAGCAAGTGTCCCACTTCCAGCGGATTACTGTCCCACTTCCAACGGATTCACTGTCCCAATTCCAGCGGAATACCCATACTTATGCATCAACTTTTCCATTGTACAAATCGTGTCAAAGTATACTCCACGCTTAAAGCCATAATCAATCAAGTATTTGCAGGCAATCATGGTCATCCTGCAATGACCTAGTGTTTAAACATTAAAAATTCGTTTAAAAGAAAAGCTTCGCATACACCTCTTCTAGCTCGCCACGCGGGCCAAACCGGAGTCATTTGTTGATCAATCCCCCGCCAGTGCCAGTCGGCCGGATGTCTGCACCGCCCTCGATGGAGATGCGCCGTATGTGCTCAGGATGGAGCGTTCGCGAACCCAATCCTTCGCCAGCCCACCCAGGCGAATTCCGTACATTTACTTCATCAGTATCATCCGTTTCGTAACGATCCGATTGCCTGTTCTTAGAGTGTATAGATATGTCCCACTGACCAATGGTTGCGCATCAAATGCTATTCTATGGGTTCCTGAAGGCATACGATCGTCCACAAGCAGTTTCATCTTTCTCCCCAATAGATCATAGACTGTCAGCGTAGTATGCTGTTGCGTTTTCAGCGAAAATGAGATGAATGTTGCCGAATTAAAGGGATTCGGGTAATTCTGCTCTAATGATGTCTCGAAACCTTGCCCATTTGTCGTCCTGGAGGTGAGAATATCTCCGTAGAGAGGGGCATCCACCAAGGTATCGCCAGGGCGGCCAGATTCC contains:
- a CDS encoding IS21 family transposase; this encodes MPANRIQMGMIKRILELHFAADLSVRAIARGVGIGRSSVSRILDRAKVAKLTWPLPEGMSDADLEQVLYPIAVESGSAQRPVPNWMEVHKELARHRSLPLYQLWTEYIEQNPNGYQYSYFCDLYRKWRCRHAEPVMHMTRKAGERLYVDYSGKKPCITHPITAQTRAVELFVAALGASGYIYAEASETQKAVDFCGSVGRSFVFYGGVPRIIVPDNLKSAVVQFRTDDAPILNASFGDLAEFFQVAVLPARPRRPKDKGLVESSVLMVQRKILGTLRNREFFSLAELNEAILEQVHMLNEAPMQKTKVSRKQLFAELDQPALRPLPREPYEYVVWVNKRKVRFDYHVQIENHRYSVPYSYLGKDVQVRIGAKTVEILDGERRIASHMRSVLPGKYSTKRAHMPRNHREYADWSPTRFRKWAEAIGPHTKALIEANFAWFDLPEQAFQRCMGTLNLGREYGYEAMEKGCELALSRNTLSTQAVKQLVKQMATQLRHPPQLSIDHDNIRGAAYYSTNPPSSC
- the trpC gene encoding indole-3-glycerol phosphate synthase TrpC translates to MTILDRIVTDVRTQLSARKRLISMRELESSIHAAPPAKDFQAALQAPGLSIIAEIKQCSPSKGLLRQSFDVPFLAQQYSSADAISVLTEEDHFSGSLSHLSTVAKHTHLPVLRKDFIIDPYQLYESRVAGADAVLLIAAILDRSLLRDLLSLAVELRLDCLVEIYDPVELDKIDFTQVSILGVNNRNLHTFEVDIEHSLRVFGMVDTDLIKVSESGLQSANDLAYLHQKEVDAVLIGETFMCADDPGTALRLLREETDALLNST
- a CDS encoding AAA family ATPase; this translates as MLAHPTLLKLEQMRLSGMAAALRDQFDTPDIEAMPFLDRLGLMVDHEEAVRGDRRLARRLHTAQLRIPASMANLDYSASRGLDKRVMLHLASCQWIRRRQNVIITGPTGVGKSYVACALAHKACLENFNVRYTRLSRLLESLQLAREDGTYLKVMKQLSRMDVLILDDWGLHPIHPIQQRDLMELLDDRYTLRSTIVTSQYPMDKWYEIMEDPTLADAILDRIVNNAHKIELTGESMRKVQGQRELANETAQS